One Synergistales bacterium DNA segment encodes these proteins:
- a CDS encoding peptidase S55: MARHKQILWAALAAMILSTLWQGYSFAAPSSFPINHDILPLDKIERGMEGNARTVFQGNTVESFPVTVLSVLERKKAPHHLILIRASGPRIEKAGGIASGMSGTPVYIRGKLIGAIGYGWNFSDHKLGLVTPISEMFNVWEEHDREWTLPTVTITGDSVSGDSDPSETEAVSKDVSIELEPLTESIVVSGVSRRAARALEEALGVEVVDTGGSGFGEVPYRYDTALQPGAAISSLLAWGDVSIGATGTVTCSSENGRFLAFAHPFLNRGAVSFPAASAWVHHIVPSIKSPFKLGTPQQVIGCVTQDRSQGIGGRFGFFPPAIDVSLSFENMDTGTTSTRRFHLAQAPFMLEQLLPRVVLGLVDREWGRIGEGTAFVTTTIEGGGMPEGWTWENAFFSSEDVVKKAFEETKNIAAVFAVNEFQRIFPLGIHIDVRITRRPQVLFVEGIEVSPDRAPPGTSLDIGVTLRPYREETETHHVTLQVPENAEGVCEVLVRGGGIAEPEQKSLQQGWRAIQSLKQFREELSAREANSQLIVELLCNGKQPEKDGPPGPPEQLLSEIKQKRKEAGMLKEFGTGYYVEGLLRALVHVRGRQ, encoded by the coding sequence ATGGCACGACACAAGCAGATCCTATGGGCCGCACTTGCTGCAATGATCCTGAGTACACTCTGGCAGGGCTATTCATTCGCCGCCCCTTCTTCATTTCCGATCAACCACGACATACTGCCTCTTGACAAAATAGAGCGAGGCATGGAGGGCAACGCCAGGACAGTATTCCAGGGGAACACCGTGGAATCCTTCCCCGTCACAGTCCTCAGTGTGCTGGAGCGCAAGAAGGCGCCGCACCACCTCATCCTGATCCGTGCTTCCGGTCCGCGGATCGAGAAGGCAGGAGGCATCGCCTCAGGGATGAGCGGAACACCGGTCTATATTCGGGGAAAACTGATCGGAGCCATTGGATACGGCTGGAACTTCAGCGACCACAAACTCGGGCTCGTGACCCCGATCAGCGAAATGTTCAATGTCTGGGAGGAACACGACAGAGAGTGGACCCTCCCCACCGTTACGATTACCGGGGATAGCGTTTCCGGGGATAGCGATCCATCGGAGACGGAGGCTGTATCAAAGGATGTCTCTATCGAACTGGAACCCCTGACCGAATCGATTGTGGTCTCGGGAGTCAGCCGCAGAGCCGCCCGGGCCCTTGAGGAGGCTCTGGGCGTAGAGGTCGTCGATACCGGAGGAAGCGGATTCGGCGAGGTGCCCTACCGCTATGATACGGCTCTCCAACCCGGGGCCGCCATCAGCTCGCTTCTCGCCTGGGGCGATGTCTCCATAGGGGCAACGGGCACCGTCACCTGCAGCAGCGAGAACGGACGCTTCCTCGCCTTTGCGCATCCGTTTCTGAATAGAGGGGCTGTCTCCTTTCCGGCGGCATCCGCCTGGGTGCATCATATTGTTCCCAGCATCAAAAGCCCCTTCAAACTAGGGACACCGCAGCAAGTCATCGGTTGCGTCACCCAGGACCGTTCCCAGGGGATCGGAGGCCGTTTCGGCTTCTTTCCCCCCGCCATCGATGTCAGTCTGTCCTTTGAAAACATGGACACGGGAACGACGAGTACCCGGAGGTTCCACCTCGCCCAGGCGCCGTTCATGCTCGAACAGCTCCTTCCCCGTGTGGTGCTGGGGCTGGTTGACAGAGAGTGGGGCCGTATCGGAGAGGGGACAGCCTTTGTCACCACCACCATTGAAGGCGGGGGGATGCCCGAGGGATGGACCTGGGAAAATGCCTTTTTTTCCAGCGAAGATGTGGTAAAGAAAGCCTTCGAAGAGACAAAAAACATTGCTGCGGTCTTTGCCGTTAACGAATTCCAGCGCATCTTTCCTTTGGGCATCCACATCGACGTCCGGATCACGCGCAGACCCCAGGTGCTGTTTGTCGAGGGAATAGAGGTATCACCGGACCGGGCGCCGCCCGGGACATCGCTCGACATCGGGGTGACATTGCGTCCCTATCGTGAGGAAACGGAGACCCACCACGTTACCCTTCAGGTGCCTGAGAATGCAGAGGGTGTCTGTGAGGTGCTGGTGCGCGGAGGAGGGATCGCCGAACCGGAGCAGAAGTCCCTGCAACAGGGATGGCGGGCCATCCAGAGTCTCAAGCAGTTTCGAGAGGAGCTGAGCGCCCGGGAAGCCAACAGTCAGCTGATTGTGGAGCTTCTCTGCAACGGGAAGCAGCCCGAAAAGGATGGGCCACCCGGTCCCCCGGAACAGCTGCTGAGCGAAATCAAGCAAAAAAGGAAGGAAGCCGGGATGCTCAAGGAATTCGGAACCGGATATTATGTTGAAGGGTTGCTCCGGGCCCTGGTGCACGTCCGCGGCAGGCAGTAA